One window of the Pseudomonas sp. S04 genome contains the following:
- a CDS encoding tetratricopeptide repeat-containing response regulator: MLAYHQKSFLIVDDFSDFRSSVRSMLRELGVKDVDTADTGEVALRMCSQKRYDFILQDYHLGDGKKNGQQVLEDLMIEKLISHESIFVMVTAESSQAMVLSALEHEPDAYLTKPFNRAGLAQRLERLQQRKTLLKPIMQALDRGKPVEVLNACIALCRQDPRYSPLCLRYRADALRDMNQNEVLERLYNSILADRPLPWAYVGLGRLLFKRGQVAQAKALYEKALKVFPMMPGLYDGLADVLVAQGNSKSAQRVLEEAVRLSPLAVRRQSLLGKLAMSNEDFDTAAKAYRQAVSQGAQSRFKDPESNLGLAHALISKGSERGLDTRARLEINQTLSAVAKENPSDPGLQIRARLMKATSLLINDAETADKLTEQALTRLDGMEQFMSADAALLVAKQLKMLGQAQASDSMLKNCAEIYGDDPAVMRGIARQTDDPAILNSGTAAADLNRQGVRSYKAGALTEARELFRGALLLQPKNISIALNMAQALLHGVTADLDPGLLEECRKCLKMVGLMPESDSRYPRYQKLQNKAFEQ; encoded by the coding sequence ATGCTGGCGTACCACCAAAAGAGCTTTTTGATCGTCGATGATTTCTCGGATTTCCGCAGTTCAGTCCGATCGATGTTGCGCGAGTTGGGTGTGAAAGATGTCGACACGGCCGACACCGGCGAGGTCGCGCTGCGCATGTGCTCGCAGAAGCGCTACGACTTCATCCTGCAGGATTACCATCTGGGCGACGGCAAGAAGAACGGCCAGCAGGTACTCGAAGACCTGATGATCGAAAAACTGATCAGCCACGAAAGTATCTTCGTCATGGTCACTGCCGAGAGCAGCCAGGCCATGGTGCTCAGTGCCCTCGAGCACGAGCCGGATGCCTACCTGACCAAGCCGTTCAACCGCGCCGGCCTGGCCCAGCGCCTGGAGCGGTTGCAGCAGCGCAAGACCCTGCTCAAGCCGATCATGCAAGCGCTTGATCGCGGCAAACCGGTCGAGGTTCTCAACGCCTGCATCGCCCTGTGCAGACAGGACCCACGTTACTCGCCGCTGTGCCTGCGTTATCGCGCCGACGCATTGCGCGACATGAACCAGAACGAAGTGCTCGAACGTTTGTACAACAGCATCCTTGCCGACCGTCCGTTGCCCTGGGCCTACGTGGGGTTGGGGCGCCTGCTGTTCAAGCGCGGCCAGGTCGCCCAAGCCAAAGCGTTGTACGAAAAGGCTTTGAAGGTCTTCCCGATGATGCCCGGTCTGTACGATGGGCTGGCCGATGTCCTGGTGGCGCAAGGCAACAGCAAGTCGGCACAACGGGTGCTCGAAGAGGCAGTGCGTCTTTCCCCGCTGGCGGTCCGTCGGCAATCGTTGCTAGGCAAGCTGGCCATGAGCAACGAAGACTTCGATACCGCAGCCAAAGCCTATCGCCAGGCGGTCTCGCAAGGCGCGCAGTCGCGCTTCAAGGATCCAGAGAGCAACCTCGGCCTGGCCCATGCGTTGATCAGCAAGGGCAGTGAAAGGGGCCTGGACACCCGTGCCCGCCTGGAGATCAACCAGACCTTGAGCGCGGTCGCCAAGGAAAACCCCAGTGATCCCGGGTTACAGATTCGCGCGCGGCTGATGAAAGCCACCAGTTTGCTGATCAACGATGCGGAAACGGCCGACAAGCTCACCGAGCAGGCCCTGACTCGCCTCGACGGCATGGAACAGTTCATGAGCGCCGATGCGGCCTTGCTGGTGGCCAAGCAGTTGAAGATGTTGGGGCAGGCACAGGCCAGCGACTCGATGCTCAAGAACTGTGCGGAAATCTACGGCGATGACCCCGCGGTGATGCGCGGTATCGCCAGGCAGACCGATGATCCGGCGATTCTCAACTCGGGTACGGCCGCCGCAGACCTCAACCGCCAAGGCGTGCGCAGCTACAAGGCCGGTGCCCTGACCGAAGCCCGCGAGCTGTTTCGCGGTGCCTTGTTGCTGCAGCCGAAGAACATCAGCATTGCCCTCAACATGGCGCAGGCGTTGTTGCATGGGGTCACGGCCGATCTCGATCCGGGATTGCTAGAGGAGTGTCGCAAGTGTTTGAAGATGGTCGGCTTGATGCCCGAGAGCGACTCGCGGTATCCGCGTTATCAGAAGCTGCAGAACAAGGCGTTTGAGCAATGA
- a CDS encoding sensor histidine kinase has product MSEIDQGLDFSTVIASTVHDMKNSLTVLMQAHGQWLARLPSAQQQTDEQGVIDFEFAHLNGMLVQLLGLYKLGVNQLPVRPDYHELDDFIEAQLAAHQEVFKSRGILVTYEVDPLSPLGFFDRELIGTVLANAINNAIRFARQSLLISVGEETGQLVLTINDDGEGYPAQMIERQEQYVQGINPASGSTGLGLYFAARIAQLHQRNGVPGRTEISNGGPLGGGLFSLYLP; this is encoded by the coding sequence ATGAGTGAGATTGATCAGGGGCTGGATTTTTCCACGGTGATTGCCTCCACCGTACACGACATGAAGAATTCCCTGACGGTGCTAATGCAAGCGCACGGCCAGTGGCTCGCCCGGCTGCCCAGTGCCCAACAGCAAACCGATGAGCAGGGCGTGATCGACTTCGAATTCGCTCATCTGAACGGCATGCTGGTGCAGTTGCTCGGTCTGTACAAGCTCGGCGTCAATCAGTTGCCCGTACGCCCGGACTACCATGAGTTGGACGATTTCATCGAGGCCCAATTGGCGGCGCATCAAGAGGTGTTCAAGAGTCGCGGCATTCTCGTCACCTACGAAGTCGATCCCTTGAGTCCGCTGGGTTTTTTCGACCGCGAATTGATCGGTACGGTGCTGGCCAATGCCATCAACAACGCGATCCGTTTTGCCCGGCAGTCACTGCTGATCAGCGTCGGTGAAGAAACCGGGCAGTTGGTGCTGACCATCAATGACGATGGCGAAGGCTATCCGGCCCAGATGATCGAGCGCCAGGAGCAGTACGTACAGGGCATTAACCCGGCCAGCGGCAGCACCGGCCTTGGTCTGTACTTTGCCGCGCGTATTGCCCAGTTGCACCAGCGCAACGGCGTGCCGGGGCGTACCGAAATCAGCAATGGCGGGCCTTTGGGCGGCGGCTTGTTCAGTCTCTATCTGCCTTGA
- a CDS encoding glutamine synthetase family protein — protein MTAAGFLEGRRLQMARGVLLQCIMGGYPAPRFYGSDDGDLALNADPQQIHRLPWSAQPRALAICDADELSGASSRLSTRGQLKAVVARYAALGLAPVVATEMEFFVFAPNTDPTQPFQPPIGLDGRREDGLSAFSISSNNGLRPFFNEVYASMAALGLPRDTFMHEMGVSQFEINLLHGDPLLLADQTFLFKHLLKEVALKHGLTVVCMAKPLAHTAGSSMHIHQSVVELGTDRNVFSDESGEPTAMFRHFIGGQQAGMADFTALFAPNVNSYQRLCHPYASPNNACWSHDNRAAGLRIPASSPAARRVENRLPGADANPYLAIAASLAAGLHGIEQQLEPTPAIQGEFSVPESLSLPCTLHAALERLKRSQLAKELFGMEFIEGYIASKTMELTSFFDEITPWERRVLAAQA, from the coding sequence ATGACTGCCGCAGGATTTCTCGAGGGGCGACGGTTGCAGATGGCACGGGGGGTGCTGCTGCAATGCATCATGGGCGGTTATCCCGCCCCACGTTTTTACGGCAGCGACGACGGTGACCTCGCGCTCAATGCCGATCCGCAACAGATCCATCGTTTGCCCTGGAGTGCCCAACCGCGCGCGCTGGCGATCTGTGACGCCGACGAGTTGAGCGGCGCAAGCTCCCGGCTGTCCACCCGTGGCCAGCTCAAGGCCGTGGTTGCTCGTTATGCCGCGCTGGGCCTGGCGCCCGTGGTGGCGACCGAGATGGAATTTTTTGTGTTCGCTCCCAATACCGACCCGACCCAGCCGTTCCAGCCGCCCATTGGCCTGGACGGGCGTCGCGAAGACGGCCTTTCGGCGTTCAGCATCAGTTCCAACAATGGTTTGCGTCCGTTCTTCAATGAGGTCTACGCCAGCATGGCGGCGTTGGGGTTGCCGCGGGACACCTTCATGCACGAAATGGGCGTCAGCCAGTTCGAGATCAACCTGCTGCACGGCGATCCCCTGTTGCTGGCCGACCAGACGTTCCTGTTCAAGCACCTGCTCAAGGAAGTGGCGCTCAAGCACGGCTTGACCGTGGTCTGCATGGCCAAGCCCCTGGCCCACACGGCCGGCAGCTCGATGCACATTCACCAGAGCGTGGTCGAGCTCGGCACCGATCGCAACGTGTTCAGTGACGAGTCCGGCGAGCCAACGGCGATGTTCCGTCACTTCATCGGCGGCCAGCAGGCCGGCATGGCCGACTTCACAGCGCTGTTCGCACCGAACGTCAATTCCTACCAGCGCCTGTGCCATCCCTACGCATCACCCAACAACGCCTGCTGGTCCCATGACAACCGCGCCGCCGGATTACGTATTCCCGCCAGTTCGCCAGCCGCGCGCCGGGTCGAAAACCGCCTGCCGGGCGCCGACGCCAACCCTTACCTGGCGATCGCCGCCAGCCTGGCCGCGGGGCTGCACGGTATCGAGCAGCAACTGGAACCGACCCCGGCAATCCAGGGCGAATTCAGCGTGCCGGAAAGTTTGTCTCTGCCATGTACCTTGCATGCGGCTCTTGAACGTCTGAAACGTAGCCAATTGGCGAAGGAACTGTTCGGCATGGAGTTCATCGAAGGCTACATCGCCTCGAAGACCATGGAGTTGACCAGCTTCTTTGATGAGATCACTCCCTGGGAACGGCGCGTTTTAGCTGCCCAGGCCTAA
- a CDS encoding MFS transporter, which translates to MRQIWKSFRALYFASLMMLIGSGLLSTYLALRLAADQVDGLWIGALMAANYFGLVLGGKIGHRLIARVGHIRAYSACAGIVGAAVLGHGLVDWLPAWLILRMVVGLGMMCQYMVIESWLNEQADAKQRGMVFSGYMIASYLGLVLGQLILVMHPSLGLELLMLVALCFALCLVPVTLTRRIHPAPLHPAPMEPRFFMKRVPQSLSTVLGAGLIVGSFYGLAPLYASQQGLSTEQVGLFMGSCIFAGLVVQWPLGWLSDRYDRAVLIRSFAICLALAALPLAIMPKVPLEVLFIAGFACSLVQFCLYPLAVAFSNDHVEGDRRVSLTAMLLVTYGVGASIGPLVAGVLMKFFGSQMLYAFFSFFALVLVWRIRPKAVTNLHQVDDAPLHHVAMPDSMSSSPLVAALDPRVDEQVVQDQMQNGASPDPEPEPETEAGTEAEQTNTDPPPDDEHPHTFTGARP; encoded by the coding sequence ATGCGCCAAATCTGGAAATCCTTTCGAGCGCTGTATTTCGCCTCGCTGATGATGTTGATCGGCTCGGGCTTGCTTAGCACCTACCTGGCCCTGCGCCTGGCCGCCGACCAGGTCGACGGCCTGTGGATCGGTGCATTGATGGCGGCCAACTATTTCGGCCTGGTCCTGGGCGGCAAGATCGGTCACCGGTTGATTGCCCGGGTCGGACACATCCGGGCCTATTCCGCCTGTGCCGGGATAGTCGGGGCCGCCGTGCTCGGGCATGGCCTGGTGGACTGGCTACCGGCCTGGCTGATTCTGCGGATGGTGGTTGGCCTGGGCATGATGTGCCAGTACATGGTCATCGAGAGCTGGCTCAACGAACAGGCCGACGCCAAGCAGCGGGGCATGGTGTTCAGCGGCTACATGATCGCCTCCTACCTGGGCTTGGTGCTGGGCCAGTTGATTCTGGTCATGCACCCGTCCCTGGGCCTGGAGTTGCTGATGCTGGTCGCCTTGTGTTTTGCCCTGTGCCTGGTCCCCGTGACCCTGACCCGACGCATTCACCCGGCGCCCTTGCATCCGGCGCCGATGGAGCCGCGCTTCTTCATGAAGCGGGTGCCACAGTCCCTCAGCACGGTGCTCGGGGCGGGGCTGATCGTCGGCTCGTTCTATGGCCTGGCGCCGCTGTATGCCTCCCAGCAAGGGCTCTCCACCGAGCAGGTCGGCCTGTTCATGGGTAGCTGCATCTTTGCCGGCCTGGTGGTGCAATGGCCGCTGGGCTGGCTGTCGGATCGCTACGACCGGGCGGTGCTGATTCGCAGCTTCGCCATTTGCCTGGCGTTGGCTGCGTTGCCTCTGGCGATCATGCCCAAGGTGCCGCTGGAAGTATTGTTCATCGCCGGGTTTGCCTGCTCGCTGGTGCAGTTCTGCCTGTATCCGCTGGCGGTGGCGTTCTCCAACGACCACGTCGAGGGCGATCGGCGGGTGTCGCTGACCGCGATGTTGCTGGTGACATACGGGGTCGGGGCGAGTATCGGGCCGTTGGTGGCGGGGGTGCTGATGAAGTTTTTCGGCAGCCAGATGCTCTACGCGTTTTTCAGCTTCTTCGCCCTGGTCCTGGTCTGGCGCATCCGGCCCAAAGCGGTGACCAACCTGCATCAGGTCGATGACGCGCCGCTGCACCACGTGGCGATGCCGGACAGCATGTCCAGTTCGCCACTGGTGGCTGCACTCGATCCCCGGGTCGACGAGCAGGTGGTGCAGGACCAGATGCAGAACGGTGCCAGTCCTGACCCCGAGCCTGAGCCGGAGACCGAAGCGGGGACCGAGGCCGAGCAGACGAATACCGATCCGCCGCCGGACGATGAACATCCCCACACTTTCACTGGGGCCAGGCCTTGA
- a CDS encoding flagellar brake protein has product MFNASNAEDAPQPPKVLTTPLEIASTLRMLQESHDPLIITFHERSQRFQSYLVDVDRESAMIALDEMIPRDGERFLLAGEPFRIEGFHEGVRIAWESNGTLAIDEANGGRCYRGTLPDEVVYHQRRNAFRAALKLAQLVNIELAGEKLKVPLSGKLLDISATGCKLRFDGDITSGLQLGQVYDRFLAALPFGSMTTSVELRYLHHEERIDTTFAGVRFHNMSGLVQRQVERFVYQLQREARRFDKDDF; this is encoded by the coding sequence GTGTTCAATGCCTCAAACGCGGAAGATGCTCCGCAGCCACCGAAAGTGCTCACGACACCTCTGGAAATCGCCAGCACCCTGCGCATGCTGCAAGAGAGCCATGATCCCCTGATCATCACGTTCCACGAGCGCAGCCAGCGCTTCCAGAGCTACCTGGTGGACGTCGATCGCGAAAGCGCCATGATTGCCCTCGACGAAATGATCCCGCGCGATGGCGAGCGTTTCCTGCTGGCGGGTGAACCGTTCCGGATCGAAGGCTTTCATGAAGGCGTGCGCATCGCCTGGGAGAGCAACGGCACCCTGGCCATCGACGAAGCCAACGGTGGCCGCTGCTACCGCGGCACGCTGCCCGACGAGGTGGTCTACCACCAGCGCCGCAATGCTTTTCGCGCGGCCTTGAAGCTGGCGCAACTGGTCAATATTGAACTGGCTGGCGAGAAGCTCAAGGTGCCCCTGAGCGGCAAGTTGCTGGACATCTCCGCCACCGGCTGCAAGCTGCGTTTTGACGGCGACATCACCAGCGGGCTGCAATTGGGCCAGGTCTACGACCGCTTCCTGGCCGCCCTGCCCTTCGGCAGCATGACCACCTCGGTGGAGCTGCGTTACCTGCATCACGAAGAGCGGATCGACACCACCTTCGCCGGCGTGCGCTTTCACAACATGAGCGGCCTGGTGCAGCGCCAGGTCGAGCGTTTTGTCTATCAGTTGCAGCGTGAAGCCCGGCGTTTCGATAAAGACGATTTCTGA
- a CDS encoding flagella synthesis protein FlgN, which translates to MHDNNLLQLITDDLEPAQQLLDLLGQESLALHGRDMQRLEQILASKQGLIVLLDQHGRRRSEILASLNLPTDTSGLQQLAAQSSLGEQLLAQSEALNHLLNECQSANAHNGRSIQVQQASTAHQLRILNGGESPTLYDARGSTAMLVKPRPLSQA; encoded by the coding sequence ATGCACGATAACAATTTACTGCAACTGATCACCGACGACCTTGAGCCAGCTCAACAGTTGCTCGATTTGCTGGGGCAAGAATCCCTGGCACTGCACGGTCGCGACATGCAACGGCTGGAGCAGATCCTTGCCAGCAAGCAAGGCCTGATCGTCCTGCTCGATCAGCATGGTCGTCGGCGCAGCGAAATACTCGCCAGCCTCAACCTGCCAACCGACACCAGCGGCCTGCAACAGCTGGCCGCCCAGTCCAGCCTCGGCGAGCAACTGCTAGCCCAGAGCGAGGCGCTCAATCATCTGCTTAACGAGTGCCAGAGCGCCAACGCGCACAACGGCCGCTCGATCCAGGTGCAACAAGCCTCCACTGCCCATCAATTGAGAATCCTCAATGGCGGCGAGTCTCCGACCCTTTATGACGCACGCGGCTCAACCGCCATGCTCGTGAAGCCGCGCCCACTCAGCCAGGCTTGA
- the flgM gene encoding flagellar biosynthesis anti-sigma factor FlgM — protein sequence MVIDFSRLNSSPTLTSTRTSASQESADAAQNAPLSTETQQVAAKQSGESVHFSNEAQQLQKISDTLRDQPAVDKARVAELKAAIADGSYKVDSNRVASKLLNFEAQR from the coding sequence ATGGTTATCGATTTCAGCCGTTTGAACAGCTCCCCCACGCTCACCAGCACGCGCACCAGTGCCAGCCAGGAATCTGCTGACGCCGCTCAAAACGCGCCGCTGTCGACCGAGACCCAACAGGTCGCGGCCAAACAGAGCGGGGAATCAGTCCACTTCAGCAACGAGGCCCAGCAGTTGCAGAAGATCAGCGACACGCTGCGCGATCAGCCCGCAGTCGACAAAGCCCGTGTGGCCGAGTTGAAAGCCGCGATTGCCGATGGCAGCTATAAAGTCGACAGCAACCGCGTCGCCAGCAAACTGCTCAACTTCGAAGCCCAGCGCTAG
- the flgA gene encoding flagellar basal body P-ring formation chaperone FlgA, which translates to MNVNTTFFRRLTSTCRRLLGAVAAACLFNAGSPALADPLTLPDLLIGVTQGFLEFTVEDYLASSQTEGRYEIEVKQLDPRLRLPTCDKELTASLESPTKPVGRVTVKVRCDGTSPWTVFVPAQVRLFREVVTSTRPLKRAAIIEPADVILRERDISLINQGYLTNVDQAIGQKIVRPMVNDQVITLVHLEQAEVVRKGDQVVITARSGTLSVRMPGEALANGGMNQQIRVKNLNSQRVIKAQVIAPGQVEVAM; encoded by the coding sequence ATGAACGTGAACACGACATTTTTCCGACGCCTGACCTCAACCTGCCGCCGATTGCTCGGCGCGGTTGCGGCGGCGTGCCTTTTCAACGCTGGCAGCCCTGCCCTTGCAGATCCGCTTACCTTGCCTGATCTACTTATCGGCGTCACTCAGGGCTTTCTTGAATTCACTGTTGAAGACTATCTGGCGTCCAGCCAAACCGAAGGCCGCTACGAGATCGAGGTCAAGCAACTCGATCCCCGTCTGCGCCTGCCGACCTGCGACAAGGAATTGACAGCGTCCCTGGAGAGCCCGACCAAGCCAGTGGGCCGAGTCACGGTGAAGGTCCGTTGCGACGGCACTTCGCCCTGGACCGTGTTCGTGCCCGCGCAAGTCCGGCTGTTCCGCGAGGTGGTGACCAGCACCCGCCCGCTCAAACGCGCCGCAATCATCGAGCCGGCGGACGTTATCCTGCGTGAGCGCGACATCAGCCTGATCAACCAGGGTTACCTGACCAATGTCGACCAGGCGATCGGGCAAAAAATTGTCCGACCAATGGTCAATGACCAGGTCATTACCCTGGTCCACCTGGAGCAGGCCGAAGTGGTACGCAAGGGCGATCAGGTGGTGATCACCGCCCGCAGTGGCACGCTCAGCGTACGAATGCCCGGGGAGGCGCTGGCCAATGGCGGCATGAACCAACAGATCCGGGTCAAGAACCTGAACTCCCAGCGGGTGATCAAGGCTCAGGTGATCGCCCCCGGCCAGGTTGAAGTGGCCATGTAG
- a CDS encoding chemotaxis protein CheV, translating to MAGVMDSVNQRTQLVGQNRLELLLFRLDGPQLYGINVFKVREVLQCPKLTLMPKSNPVVCGVASIRGATIPIMDLAMATGSGGLQDQSNPFVIITEYNTKTQGFLVRSVERIVNMNWEEIHPPPKGTGHDHYLTAVTRVDNQLVEIIDVEKVLAEVAPAPEAISAGVVDDETQHKALSLRVLTVDDSSVARKQVSRCLQTVGVEVVALNDGRQALDYLRKLVEEGKKPEEEFLMMISDIEMPEMDGYTLTAEIRNDPRMQKLHIILHTSLSGVFNQAMVKKVGADDFLAKFRPDDLASRVVDRIKAADIS from the coding sequence ATGGCTGGTGTAATGGATTCAGTAAACCAGCGCACACAACTGGTGGGGCAGAATCGCCTGGAGCTGTTGTTGTTCCGTCTCGACGGTCCGCAGCTCTATGGCATCAATGTGTTCAAGGTTCGGGAAGTGCTGCAATGCCCGAAACTGACCCTGATGCCCAAATCCAATCCTGTCGTGTGCGGTGTGGCAAGTATTCGGGGCGCAACCATTCCGATCATGGACCTGGCAATGGCCACGGGGTCGGGCGGGTTGCAGGACCAGAGCAATCCCTTTGTGATCATCACCGAGTACAACACCAAGACCCAAGGGTTCCTGGTGCGCTCGGTCGAGCGGATCGTCAACATGAACTGGGAGGAGATCCATCCGCCACCCAAGGGCACGGGCCACGATCACTACCTGACGGCGGTGACGCGGGTCGACAATCAGTTGGTGGAAATCATCGACGTCGAGAAGGTCCTGGCCGAAGTGGCGCCGGCACCGGAAGCGATTTCCGCCGGGGTGGTGGATGACGAGACGCAACACAAGGCGCTGTCGCTGCGGGTGCTGACGGTCGATGACTCGTCGGTGGCGCGCAAGCAGGTTTCCCGTTGCCTGCAGACGGTCGGGGTCGAGGTCGTGGCGTTGAACGACGGCCGGCAGGCGCTGGACTACCTGCGCAAGCTGGTGGAGGAGGGCAAGAAGCCGGAAGAGGAATTCCTGATGATGATTTCCGACATCGAGATGCCGGAAATGGACGGCTACACCCTGACCGCCGAGATCCGCAACGACCCGCGCATGCAAAAGCTGCACATCATCCTGCATACTTCGTTGTCAGGCGTATTCAATCAGGCGATGGTCAAGAAAGTCGGTGCCGATGACTTCCTGGCCAAGTTCCGCCCTGATGACCTGGCATCCCGGGTAGTCGACCGGATCAAAGCAGCAGATATCAGCTAG
- the cheR gene encoding protein-glutamate O-methyltransferase CheR, with amino-acid sequence MSTGNLDFEQFRVFLEKACGILLGENKQYLVSSRLNKLMEQQGIKSLGELVQRIQVQPRGGLREMVVDAMTTNETLWFRDTYPFEVLKNKVLPEAIKASPGQRLRIWSAACSSGQEPYSLSMSIDEFERTNMGQLRMGVQIVATDLSGTMLNNCKSGEYDSLAIGRGLSPERLQRFFDPKGPGRWAVKAPIKSRVEFRSFNLLDSYASLGKFDIVFCRNVLIYFSAEVKKDILLRIHSTLKPGGYLFLGASEALNGLPDHYQMVQCSPGIIYQAK; translated from the coding sequence TTGTCTACGGGTAATTTGGATTTCGAACAGTTCCGGGTCTTCCTGGAAAAAGCCTGTGGCATTTTGCTCGGTGAAAACAAACAGTATCTGGTCTCGAGCCGTCTCAACAAACTGATGGAACAGCAAGGTATCAAGTCGTTGGGTGAGCTGGTCCAGCGCATTCAAGTCCAGCCGCGCGGTGGGTTGCGCGAGATGGTAGTGGACGCGATGACCACCAACGAAACCCTCTGGTTTCGTGACACCTATCCGTTTGAAGTGTTGAAGAACAAGGTCTTGCCCGAAGCGATCAAGGCCAGTCCCGGCCAGCGCCTGCGGATCTGGTCGGCGGCCTGTTCGTCGGGGCAGGAACCCTATTCGCTGTCGATGTCGATCGACGAGTTCGAGCGGACCAACATGGGCCAGTTGCGGATGGGGGTGCAGATTGTCGCTACCGATCTTTCCGGGACCATGCTGAACAACTGCAAGTCCGGCGAGTACGACAGCCTGGCGATTGGCCGCGGTCTTTCGCCAGAGCGCCTGCAGCGTTTCTTCGACCCGAAAGGGCCGGGGCGTTGGGCGGTCAAGGCGCCGATCAAGAGCCGGGTGGAGTTCCGCTCGTTCAACCTGCTGGACAGCTATGCCAGCCTGGGCAAGTTCGACATCGTGTTCTGCCGCAACGTGCTGATCTACTTCTCTGCCGAAGTGAAGAAGGACATCCTGTTGCGCATTCACAGTACGCTCAAGCCGGGCGGGTACCTGTTCCTCGGCGCGTCCGAAGCCCTCAACGGCTTGCCGGATCACTATCAGATGGTCCAGTGCAGTCCGGGGATCATCTACCAGGCCAAGTGA
- the flgB gene encoding flagellar basal body rod protein FlgB → MSISFDKALGIHQQALSFRAQRAEVLANNITNADTPNYKARDLDFSAVLAAQADKSKNGSFALNKTNSRHIEARGLSSGDESLLYRTPMQPSIDQNTVDAQLEQANYAENSVNFQASFTLLNSKFKGLVAALRGE, encoded by the coding sequence ATGAGCATCAGCTTCGATAAAGCGCTCGGTATCCACCAACAAGCCCTCAGCTTCCGCGCCCAGCGTGCCGAAGTGCTGGCCAACAACATCACTAATGCCGACACGCCGAACTACAAGGCGCGGGACCTGGATTTCTCGGCGGTCCTGGCCGCCCAGGCCGACAAGAGCAAGAACGGCAGCTTCGCGTTGAACAAGACCAACAGCCGTCATATCGAAGCCCGGGGCCTGAGCAGCGGTGACGAGTCGCTGCTGTACCGCACGCCGATGCAACCGTCGATCGACCAGAACACCGTGGACGCCCAACTGGAACAGGCCAACTACGCCGAGAACTCGGTGAACTTCCAGGCCAGCTTCACCTTGCTCAATAGCAAATTCAAAGGGCTGGTAGCGGCCCTGCGCGGAGAGTAA
- the flgC gene encoding flagellar basal body rod protein FlgC produces the protein MSLSSVFNIAGSGMSAQTTRLNTVASNIANAETVSSSIDQTYRARHPVFATMFQGGQSGGGDSLFQNQDAAGQGVQVLGVVEDQSNLEARYLPNHPAADAKGYVYYPNVNVVEEMADMISASRSFQTNAEMMNTAKTMMQKVLTLGQ, from the coding sequence ATGTCCCTGTCGAGTGTTTTTAATATTGCCGGTAGTGGCATGAGTGCCCAGACCACGCGCCTCAACACCGTGGCCAGTAACATCGCCAACGCCGAGACCGTCTCGTCGAGCATCGACCAGACCTACCGTGCCCGGCACCCGGTATTTGCCACCATGTTCCAGGGTGGCCAGTCGGGCGGCGGTGACTCGCTGTTCCAGAACCAGGACGCGGCCGGCCAGGGCGTGCAAGTGCTGGGCGTGGTCGAGGACCAGAGCAATCTGGAAGCGCGCTACCTGCCGAACCATCCGGCGGCTGACGCCAAGGGCTACGTCTACTACCCCAACGTCAACGTGGTTGAAGAGATGGCCGACATGATTTCCGCCAGCCGTTCGTTCCAGACCAACGCGGAAATGATGAACACCGCCAAGACCATGATGCAGAAGGTCCTGACCCTCGGTCAGTGA